In Phycisphaerae bacterium, one genomic interval encodes:
- a CDS encoding sugar isomerase, with amino-acid sequence MHLPRHLDETALVTRLDRFQIETPSWGYADTGTRFGKFLQDAAASTIAEKLADAAQVHQFTGCCPSVAVHVLWDFPTGTDPAAIAAQAAQLGVRIGAINPNVFQDQCYKWGSVTNRDPAIRRRALEHMLDSVAIGRRVGSQLLSLWFADGTNYPGQGHIRQRKHWMTEALREVHAAMPSDWTMLVEYKPFEPASYHTDIADWGMACAFARHAGPRAKVLVDTGHHLLGCNIEHIVAFLIDEDMLGGFHFNDRKYADDDLTMGSIDPYQLFRIFHEITAAEHERGKDLPIAYMVDQSHNLKPKIEAMIQTVMTAQEHFAKALLVDHAALQKARERDDLVMAESLLRDAYATDVRPLLAEFRQSRKLPPDPLQAFRESGYAARVAKERGPRKQSGGQSYA; translated from the coding sequence ATGCATCTACCGCGACATCTCGACGAAACGGCGCTGGTCACGCGTCTGGACCGCTTCCAGATCGAAACGCCTTCCTGGGGCTACGCCGACACGGGCACGCGCTTCGGCAAGTTCCTCCAGGACGCCGCCGCGTCAACGATCGCGGAGAAACTGGCCGACGCCGCCCAGGTCCACCAGTTCACCGGCTGCTGCCCGAGTGTCGCCGTGCACGTGCTGTGGGATTTCCCCACGGGCACCGATCCGGCCGCGATCGCCGCGCAGGCCGCGCAGCTCGGCGTGCGCATCGGGGCGATCAACCCCAACGTGTTCCAGGACCAGTGCTACAAGTGGGGCTCAGTGACCAATCGCGATCCGGCGATTCGCCGGCGGGCGCTCGAGCACATGCTCGACAGCGTCGCGATCGGCCGGCGCGTTGGGTCGCAGCTTCTGAGCCTGTGGTTCGCGGACGGCACGAACTATCCGGGGCAAGGCCACATCCGGCAACGCAAACACTGGATGACCGAGGCGCTGCGCGAGGTGCACGCGGCCATGCCCAGCGACTGGACGATGCTGGTCGAATACAAGCCGTTCGAGCCGGCCTCGTATCATACGGATATCGCCGACTGGGGGATGGCATGTGCCTTCGCGCGGCACGCCGGCCCGCGGGCCAAGGTGCTCGTCGACACGGGTCACCATCTGCTGGGCTGCAACATCGAGCACATCGTCGCGTTCCTGATCGACGAGGACATGCTCGGCGGCTTCCACTTCAACGACCGCAAGTACGCGGATGATGACCTGACGATGGGCAGCATTGACCCGTATCAGCTCTTCCGCATCTTCCACGAGATCACGGCGGCGGAGCATGAACGCGGCAAAGATCTGCCGATCGCGTACATGGTGGACCAGTCGCACAACCTCAAGCCGAAGATCGAGGCAATGATCCAGACGGTGATGACGGCGCAGGAGCATTTCGCGAAGGCGCTGCTCGTCGATCATGCGGCGTTGCAGAAAGCGCGCGAACGCGACGACCTCGTGATGGCGGAGTCGCTCCTGCGCGACGCGTACGCGACGGACGTCCGCCCGCTGCTGGCTGAGTTCCGGCAGAGTCGGAAGCTGCCGCCGGACCCGCTGCAGGCCTTCCGCGAGAGCGGCTACGCCGCGCGGGTGGCGAAAGAGCGCGGCCCACGGAAGCAGAGTGGTGGCCAGAGCTATGCCTGA
- a CDS encoding rhamnulokinase yields the protein MTATAHYLAFDLGASSGRAMLGVFDGARLTLEEVHRFANGPVRIHGHLYWDALRLFDELKAGIAACTQRGVHLDAIGIDTWGVDFGLLARGGELLAMPRHYRDPRNQGVMERVFQTVPRAEIYQRTGIQFLPFNSLYQLVALQSAAPTMLDAAERLLFMPDLFAYWLTGTLGTERTIASTSQMLDPRAGAWDVELLRRLGLPAHILPTIAATATPAGPLLAEVSDEVGQAGTPVIRCAGHDTAAAVAAVPAQGDDWAYISSGTWSLVGVELPAPRITPETRGADFTNEAGVAGTTRFLRNVTGLWLVQECQRAWAAAGQDYSWEELARLAEGAPPFVAFVDPDDPRFAEPGDMPARIRAACSETGQPVPAGPGPMVRCALESLALKCRHVLDTLERITGRRIGVLHIVGGGVRNALLNQFIADATGKPVRAGPAEATAAGNVMVQALAQGRVSSLAELRRVIRASTPVTNYDPRNCAAWDAAYGRFRASVAGT from the coding sequence ATGACAGCAACGGCCCACTATCTCGCTTTCGATCTGGGTGCCTCCTCCGGCCGCGCGATGCTGGGAGTGTTCGACGGGGCGCGACTGACGCTGGAGGAGGTGCACCGCTTCGCGAACGGCCCGGTGCGCATTCATGGTCACTTGTATTGGGATGCCCTCCGGCTCTTCGATGAGCTGAAGGCCGGGATTGCCGCCTGCACCCAGCGCGGCGTGCATCTGGACGCCATTGGCATCGATACCTGGGGCGTCGATTTCGGTCTGCTTGCCCGCGGCGGCGAACTGCTCGCCATGCCGCGGCACTACCGCGACCCGCGCAATCAGGGCGTCATGGAGCGCGTCTTCCAGACCGTGCCGCGCGCCGAAATCTACCAGCGCACCGGCATCCAGTTCCTGCCGTTCAACTCGCTGTATCAGCTCGTCGCGCTGCAAAGTGCCGCCCCCACCATGCTGGACGCGGCCGAGCGTTTGCTCTTCATGCCGGACCTGTTCGCCTATTGGCTGACCGGCACGCTGGGCACCGAGCGGACCATCGCCAGCACGTCGCAGATGCTCGATCCGCGCGCCGGCGCGTGGGACGTCGAGTTGCTCCGCCGCCTCGGACTGCCCGCACACATTCTGCCGACCATCGCCGCGACGGCGACGCCGGCCGGCCCGCTGTTGGCAGAGGTCAGCGACGAGGTCGGCCAGGCCGGCACGCCGGTCATTCGCTGCGCCGGGCACGACACGGCTGCCGCGGTGGCCGCGGTCCCCGCGCAGGGCGACGACTGGGCGTACATCAGCTCCGGCACGTGGTCGCTCGTCGGCGTCGAGCTGCCTGCCCCGCGAATTACGCCGGAAACGCGCGGGGCCGATTTCACAAACGAGGCCGGCGTCGCCGGCACGACCCGCTTTCTGCGGAACGTGACCGGGCTCTGGCTGGTGCAGGAATGCCAGCGCGCATGGGCCGCAGCCGGGCAGGACTACTCGTGGGAAGAGCTGGCGCGACTGGCCGAAGGCGCCCCGCCGTTCGTGGCGTTCGTCGATCCCGACGATCCGCGCTTTGCCGAGCCCGGCGATATGCCGGCCCGCATCCGCGCCGCCTGCAGCGAGACCGGCCAGCCGGTGCCGGCCGGACCCGGGCCGATGGTGCGTTGTGCGCTGGAGAGCCTGGCGCTGAAATGCCGGCACGTGCTCGACACCCTGGAGCGCATCACCGGCCGGCGGATCGGCGTCCTTCACATCGTCGGCGGCGGCGTGCGCAACGCACTGCTCAACCAGTTCATCGCCGACGCGACCGGCAAGCCGGTGCGCGCCGGTCCTGCCGAAGCCACCGCGGCCGGGAACGTCATGGTGCAGGCCCTCGCGCAGGGGCGCGTGTCGTCGCTGGCGGAGCTGCGCCGCGTGATCCGCGCGTCGACGCCGGTGACGAACTATGACCCCCGGAACTGCGCCGCGTGGGATGCTGCCTACGGCCGCTTCCGCGCGTCGGTGGCGGGCACGTGA
- a CDS encoding sodium:proton antiporter: MPEQALFQVACVVVLGVGAQWLAARIGLPSILLLLTFGFIAGPVTGLLQFNPQFDEVLFPFVSLAVALILYEGGLTLKLAELRGAGRVVTYLCSIGALLTWAVSTAAAYLIFDELSLGVAALLGAILVVTGPTVIGPLLHHIRPTGPVGPILKWEGIAVDPLGATLAVLVFEVIASGRSPDVAAAHVALSLLRTIMIGGGLGVAAAYLLALLLQRYWIPDFLQNSVSLMFVIAAFAGANALQDESGLLTVTVMGFVLANQKLADVRHIVEFKENLRVLLISALFILLAARLDPANLKQVGVGGAVFVALLIFIGRPLAVWVATVRSGLAQRERHFLAWMAPRGIVAAAVSSLFALRLEDAGHSGAHLLVPIVFLVIIGTVGIYGLTAPLVARRLGVAVPNPQGVILVGAPAWTRALAVVLRDKGFPVLLVDNNRYHAAAARMEGLPTYSGSILADYAIDEINLGGIGRLLAVTPNDWVNALAVQRFTRILGSAHCYQLPPRADPQDKPATYKHLHGRWLFGEGVTYSELARRFGEGHTIKATRLSESFDYAAFTSRYGPTAVPMFVITESGRLSVITAGQPLLPVAGQTLISLVKDQPAPAAPPPADDA, encoded by the coding sequence GTGCCTGAGCAGGCCTTGTTTCAGGTGGCGTGCGTCGTTGTCCTCGGCGTTGGCGCCCAGTGGCTGGCTGCGCGCATCGGGCTGCCGTCGATCCTGCTCCTGCTGACGTTCGGCTTCATTGCCGGCCCGGTGACCGGGCTGCTGCAGTTCAATCCCCAGTTCGACGAGGTGCTGTTTCCGTTTGTCTCGCTCGCGGTCGCGCTGATCCTGTACGAAGGCGGCCTGACCCTCAAGCTCGCCGAGCTGCGCGGGGCCGGCCGCGTGGTCACGTATCTGTGCTCGATCGGAGCGCTGCTGACGTGGGCCGTGAGCACGGCGGCGGCGTACCTGATCTTCGACGAACTCAGCCTGGGCGTCGCGGCGCTGCTGGGGGCGATCCTGGTGGTGACCGGCCCCACGGTCATCGGTCCCCTGTTGCACCACATTCGCCCGACGGGGCCGGTCGGCCCGATCCTGAAGTGGGAAGGCATCGCCGTCGACCCGCTCGGCGCTACTCTCGCGGTGCTCGTGTTCGAGGTCATCGCCAGCGGACGCAGCCCCGACGTCGCGGCCGCGCACGTCGCGCTCAGCCTGCTCAGGACAATCATGATCGGGGGCGGCTTGGGGGTGGCGGCGGCGTACCTGCTGGCGCTGCTGCTGCAGCGCTACTGGATTCCGGACTTCCTCCAGAACTCCGTCTCGCTCATGTTCGTGATCGCGGCCTTCGCGGGCGCGAACGCCCTGCAGGACGAGTCCGGGCTGCTGACGGTCACCGTGATGGGCTTCGTACTGGCCAACCAGAAGCTCGCGGACGTGCGCCACATCGTCGAGTTCAAGGAGAACCTGCGCGTCCTGCTCATCTCGGCCCTGTTTATCCTCCTGGCAGCGCGGCTGGACCCGGCCAACCTGAAACAAGTGGGCGTGGGCGGGGCCGTGTTCGTGGCCCTGCTGATTTTCATCGGCCGTCCGCTCGCCGTCTGGGTCGCGACGGTGCGCTCCGGCCTGGCACAGCGCGAGCGGCATTTCCTGGCGTGGATGGCGCCGCGCGGCATCGTCGCGGCCGCCGTCTCCTCGCTGTTCGCGTTGCGCCTGGAAGATGCCGGCCACAGCGGCGCCCACCTGCTGGTGCCGATCGTGTTCCTCGTGATCATCGGCACCGTGGGTATCTATGGCCTGACCGCGCCGCTCGTCGCGCGCCGGCTCGGCGTAGCCGTGCCTAACCCGCAGGGCGTGATCCTGGTCGGCGCGCCGGCGTGGACGCGCGCGCTGGCCGTCGTGCTGCGCGACAAGGGCTTCCCGGTGCTGCTGGTCGACAACAACCGCTATCACGCCGCCGCCGCGCGCATGGAAGGTCTGCCAACGTACTCCGGCAGCATCCTGGCGGACTACGCGATCGACGAGATCAACCTCGGCGGCATCGGCCGGTTGCTAGCCGTCACGCCCAACGACTGGGTCAACGCCCTGGCCGTGCAGCGCTTCACCCGCATCCTGGGCAGCGCACACTGCTACCAGCTTCCGCCGCGGGCCGATCCGCAAGACAAGCCGGCGACCTACAAGCACCTGCACGGGCGCTGGCTGTTTGGCGAAGGCGTCACGTACTCCGAGCTCGCGCGCCGCTTCGGCGAGGGCCACACGATCAAGGCCACGCGACTGTCGGAGTCGTTCGATTACGCCGCTTTCACCTCCCGCTACGGGCCGACGGCCGTGCCCATGTTCGTCATTACCGAGAGCGGACGGCTGAGCGTCATCACCGCCGGACAGCCGCTCCTGCCCGTTGCCGGCCAGACGCTCATCAGCCTGGTCAAGGACCAGCCCGCGCCCGCCGCGCCGCCGCCCGCCGACGATGCATAG
- a CDS encoding glycoside hydrolase family 78 protein, whose translation MAQAAAAAGPQAPRNLRCEYRQDPLGIDVRAPRLSWEVVDARRGAVQRAYRVLVADDPALLQREEGNLWDSGQVESDQSIQVVYAGKPLRSRVRVWWQVRMWDADGQGSPWSAPATWSMGLFELADWGAQWIGDAQEPPGGNFDPLTPPMLRKAFTLEGTAPVTRATVYVTALGLYELRINGQRVGDHVLAPEWTDYHQRVQYQTYDVTKLIAGGENVVGAQLGDGWYAGRVGLAGIVNAGPPRAIYGRRPRLLLRLEIERGDQPPQVVVSDGSWVATTEGPIRFGDLLDGETYDARRELAGWDRPGFDAVAWRPVAARALEPGKPALVAQPNEPVRITRVLKPIGITEPKPGAYVFDLGQNMVGWCRFKVHAPAGTTVTLRHAEVLNPDGTIYTENLRSAKQTDQYTCRGGEAETFEPHFTYHGFRYVEVTGLPYKPALEDLAGCVVHSSAPEVGQFECSDALLNKLWSNILWTQRANLTSVPTDCPQRDERCGWMGDILAFAQTACFNMDMAAFYTKWIPDVRDAQTPDGRYPDFAPHPFEPAVRFSGVAAWGDAGVFVPWCAYVNYADRRLLEQHFDSARRWVDYVHEQNPELLWKNSRGNDYGDWLNADTLKLEGWPEKGAEVPKEVFATMFFARSTELVAQMARVLGRNDAAQQYGMLAERIRAAFNAAYVSPDGRMQGNTQAGYALALYFDLLPKEQRAAAAKYMLEAFETYKGNISTGFHSTIALMSELTRSGRNDEAYRLILNRTMPSWGYAIDHGATTIWERWDGYVEGRGFQNPGMNSFSHYAIGSVGEWMYRTILGINPDETHPGYKHFILRPLPGGGLTWARGSYHSPHGEIVCEWKLADGKLTLNVRVPPNTTATVYVPDADPKTVTESGQPAAQTLGVLEAKAEDGAAVFRVGAGRYAFER comes from the coding sequence CTGGCCCAGGCTGCTGCCGCGGCCGGCCCGCAAGCGCCGCGGAACCTGCGGTGCGAATACCGCCAGGATCCGCTGGGCATCGACGTGCGGGCGCCGCGGCTGTCCTGGGAAGTGGTCGATGCGCGGCGCGGTGCGGTGCAGCGCGCCTATCGCGTGCTCGTCGCCGACGATCCCGCGCTGCTCCAGCGCGAGGAAGGCAACCTGTGGGACTCGGGACAAGTCGAGTCCGACCAGTCGATTCAGGTTGTGTACGCCGGCAAGCCGCTGCGATCGCGGGTGCGCGTGTGGTGGCAGGTGCGCATGTGGGACGCCGACGGTCAGGGTTCGCCCTGGAGCGCGCCGGCGACGTGGTCGATGGGGTTGTTCGAACTCGCTGACTGGGGCGCGCAGTGGATCGGCGACGCGCAGGAGCCGCCAGGCGGCAACTTTGATCCCTTGACGCCGCCTATGTTGCGCAAGGCGTTCACGCTGGAGGGCACCGCGCCGGTGACGCGCGCGACGGTCTACGTCACGGCGTTGGGGCTCTACGAGTTGCGGATCAACGGGCAGCGCGTCGGCGACCACGTCTTGGCGCCGGAGTGGACCGACTACCACCAGCGCGTGCAGTACCAGACGTACGACGTCACCAAGCTGATCGCGGGCGGCGAAAACGTCGTGGGCGCCCAGCTTGGCGACGGCTGGTACGCGGGCCGCGTCGGGCTGGCGGGCATCGTGAACGCCGGTCCGCCGCGCGCGATCTACGGGCGTCGGCCACGGCTGCTGCTGCGGCTGGAAATCGAGCGTGGCGATCAGCCGCCGCAGGTGGTCGTTTCGGATGGGAGTTGGGTCGCGACGACCGAAGGCCCCATCCGCTTCGGCGATCTGCTGGATGGCGAGACGTATGACGCGCGCCGCGAACTGGCCGGCTGGGACCGGCCGGGCTTCGATGCGGTGGCGTGGCGGCCCGTGGCGGCAAGGGCCCTCGAGCCGGGCAAGCCGGCGCTGGTGGCGCAGCCGAACGAGCCGGTCCGCATCACGCGCGTGCTGAAGCCCATCGGCATCACGGAGCCGAAACCGGGCGCGTACGTGTTCGACCTTGGTCAGAACATGGTCGGCTGGTGCCGCTTCAAGGTGCACGCGCCGGCGGGCACGACCGTTACGCTGCGGCACGCCGAGGTACTGAATCCCGACGGCACGATCTACACGGAGAACCTGCGCAGCGCGAAGCAAACGGACCAATATACGTGCCGCGGCGGCGAGGCTGAGACCTTCGAGCCGCACTTCACGTATCACGGCTTCCGCTACGTCGAGGTGACGGGACTGCCGTACAAGCCCGCGCTCGAAGATCTGGCCGGCTGCGTCGTGCACTCGTCGGCGCCGGAAGTCGGCCAGTTCGAATGCTCCGACGCCCTGCTCAACAAGCTCTGGTCCAACATCCTCTGGACGCAGCGGGCGAACCTGACGAGCGTGCCCACCGACTGCCCGCAGCGCGACGAACGCTGTGGCTGGATGGGCGACATCCTGGCCTTCGCGCAGACCGCGTGCTTCAACATGGACATGGCCGCGTTCTACACGAAGTGGATCCCGGACGTGCGCGATGCACAGACGCCGGACGGCCGCTATCCGGATTTCGCTCCGCACCCGTTCGAGCCGGCGGTGCGTTTCTCGGGCGTGGCGGCCTGGGGCGATGCGGGCGTGTTCGTGCCGTGGTGCGCGTACGTGAACTACGCGGATCGGCGCCTGCTGGAGCAGCATTTCGACTCGGCGCGGCGGTGGGTCGATTACGTGCACGAGCAGAACCCCGAACTGCTGTGGAAAAACAGCCGCGGCAACGACTACGGCGACTGGCTCAACGCGGACACGTTGAAGCTCGAAGGCTGGCCGGAGAAGGGCGCGGAAGTGCCGAAGGAAGTCTTCGCGACGATGTTCTTCGCACGCTCGACGGAACTGGTCGCGCAGATGGCCCGCGTGCTGGGGCGCAACGATGCGGCGCAGCAGTACGGCATGCTGGCCGAGCGCATCCGCGCGGCGTTCAACGCGGCGTATGTGTCGCCCGACGGACGCATGCAGGGCAACACGCAGGCGGGTTACGCGCTGGCACTGTACTTCGACCTGCTGCCGAAGGAGCAACGCGCCGCCGCCGCGAAGTACATGCTGGAGGCGTTTGAGACGTACAAGGGCAACATCTCCACCGGCTTCCACAGCACGATCGCGCTGATGTCGGAGCTGACGCGCTCCGGCCGCAACGACGAAGCCTATCGGCTGATCCTGAATCGCACGATGCCGTCGTGGGGTTACGCAATTGACCACGGCGCGACGACGATCTGGGAGCGCTGGGACGGCTATGTCGAGGGCCGCGGTTTCCAGAACCCGGGCATGAACTCGTTCAGCCACTACGCGATCGGCTCGGTCGGCGAGTGGATGTACCGCACGATCCTGGGGATCAACCCGGACGAAACGCACCCGGGATACAAGCACTTCATCCTGCGCCCGCTGCCCGGTGGCGGACTGACCTGGGCGCGGGGCAGCTATCACTCGCCGCACGGCGAAATCGTCTGCGAGTGGAAGCTCGCCGACGGCAAGCTCACGCTCAATGTGAGGGTGCCGCCGAACACGACCGCGACGGTGTACGTGCCCGACGCGGATCCCAAGACCGTCACGGAAAGCGGCCAACCGGCCGCGCAGACGCTTGGTGTGCTGGAAGCGAAGGCCGAGGATGGCGCCGCGGTGTTCCGCGTGGGTGCTGGGCGCTACGCGTTTGAACGCTGA
- a CDS encoding cation transporter, translated as MPRAAAMRATWVAIGANTLLLGLKASATSLSDSLTIFSETLNSLSDVVSSVVILICVRLAWQSPDEDHPFGHRRAEPIAGLVVAIFTGILGFEVCKTGVLHLVHGELPERIGPYPIAALCLTAVFKTLLSVFFRRRGRELNSPALRATAIDCRNDVFIALQGLIAVIVAELKLPLLDVLASLLVGGYILYSGHRIGMENLGYLMGRAPERELLQQIETAAAAVPGVQGVGDVKAHYVGTFVHVELTAVVDGDLSTTDSHDVCEATRAAVEALGHVDRAFVHMAPIHHVPATDARKRP; from the coding sequence ATGCCCCGTGCTGCGGCCATGCGCGCCACCTGGGTGGCAATCGGAGCGAACACGCTGCTGCTGGGCCTGAAGGCCAGCGCCACCAGTCTGTCCGACAGCCTCACGATCTTCTCCGAGACATTGAATTCGCTGTCCGACGTCGTTTCCTCGGTGGTCATTTTGATTTGCGTCCGGCTGGCGTGGCAGAGCCCCGACGAGGACCACCCCTTCGGACATCGTCGGGCCGAGCCGATCGCCGGCCTGGTCGTCGCCATCTTCACCGGCATCCTGGGGTTCGAGGTCTGCAAGACGGGCGTGCTGCACCTCGTGCACGGCGAATTGCCGGAGCGGATCGGGCCATATCCGATTGCCGCCCTGTGCCTGACGGCGGTGTTCAAGACCCTGCTGTCGGTGTTCTTCCGTCGGCGCGGCCGAGAGCTCAACAGCCCGGCCTTGCGGGCGACGGCGATCGACTGCCGCAACGACGTGTTTATCGCGCTCCAAGGCCTGATTGCGGTAATTGTCGCCGAGCTGAAATTGCCGCTGCTCGACGTGCTGGCCTCGCTGCTCGTGGGCGGCTACATCCTCTACAGCGGCCACCGTATCGGCATGGAGAACCTCGGCTACCTGATGGGCCGGGCGCCGGAGCGTGAGTTGCTGCAGCAGATCGAAACGGCGGCGGCGGCCGTGCCGGGCGTGCAAGGCGTCGGCGACGTGAAAGCGCACTACGTGGGGACGTTCGTGCACGTCGAGCTGACGGCGGTCGTCGACGGGGATCTGTCCACGACGGATTCACACGACGTGTGTGAAGCGACGCGCGCCGCGGTCGAAGCGCTCGGCCATGTGGACCGCGCGTTCGTGCACATGGCCCCGATTCATCACGTGCCCGCCACCGACGCGCGGAAGCGGCCGTAG
- a CDS encoding cytoplasmic protein encodes MDEFVSESITPLRGSFDASAMAAGLPGLPQGFSWHGECFAVGAVLESWKHTSPEGGRAGNEVYLRRHYFRLRMSDNSVWTVYFVRQRPRGGSPRQRWFLETRSAP; translated from the coding sequence ATGGACGAATTCGTCAGCGAGTCGATCACTCCGCTCCGGGGAAGCTTCGATGCGAGCGCGATGGCGGCGGGATTGCCGGGACTGCCGCAGGGTTTCAGTTGGCACGGCGAGTGTTTCGCGGTCGGCGCCGTGCTCGAGTCCTGGAAGCACACCAGCCCGGAGGGCGGGCGGGCCGGCAACGAGGTTTACCTGCGCCGGCATTACTTTCGCCTGCGCATGAGTGACAATTCGGTCTGGACCGTGTATTTCGTGCGCCAGAGGCCGCGTGGCGGTTCGCCGCGCCAACGCTGGTTCCTGGAGACGCGGAGCGCGCCGTGA